A DNA window from Leishmania donovani BPK282A1 complete genome, chromosome 25 contains the following coding sequences:
- a CDS encoding poly(A)-binding protein, putative yields the protein MVVPVQRTSVYVGDLPIDLPRPEEAINNLFSTVAPVVSVKVCRDMATQRSLGYGYVNFQTTADAEKVIDALNYTGIAPGRQIRVMFSIRDPLQRKSGMNNVFVKKLDTAINAKELQAAFTKCGRVLSCKVALDSAGNSKGYGFVQFETAEGAKAALDMNGSKLGDSEVVVAPFVRRVDREVMAAKSFRNIYIKNIAAAATEADVKAAAEKFGKVNSLFLSEHAPFPTKFALVAFEEHEAAVQAIAALNESEESGLTEKAAKLVVCRALSKSERDREKKKAASLYQNHGRNLYVKHLPDDITDDRLREIFEPFGKITSCAIMKEPNGTFKGFAFVCFEDRQHASAALRSLNGQPLEHSKKPLYVSHAEQKDMRIRLLQQRRAAMRHQSRMVPPMNTFPQQWPRHPFPHMVPPMMPPPPPPNMGMPQFMSGPMIRRPAMEPHLMQGEPMRPPNRYTQPREQYPPQQRQDGVDMNYLSTLSPEQQKNYLGELLYSRILPLESSNAAKITGMLLEMSREEIFEILADHFALLSKIQEANAVLQQHTGN from the coding sequence ATGGTGGTCCCAGTGCAACGCACCTCCGTCTACGTCGGCGACTTGCCGATCGACCTGCCTCGCCCAGAGGAGGCGATTAACAACCTCTTTAGTACTGTTGCACCCGTGGTCTCCGTGAAGGTGTGCCGCGACATGGCAACGCAGCGCTCCTTAGGCTATGGCTACGTCAACTTCCAGACCACTGCCGATGCAGAAAAGGTGATTGACGCGCTCAACTACACAGGCATCGCACCAGGGCGCCAAATCCGCGTCATGTTCTCCATCCGCGACCCGCTCCAGCGCAAGAGCGGCATGAACAATGTGTTTGTCAAGAAGCTGGATACTGCTATTAATGccaaggagctgcaggctGCCTTTACCAAGTGCGGCCGCGTGCTCTCGTGCAAGGTGGCGCTCGACTCGGCAGGCAACTCGAAGGGCTACGGCTTTGTGCAGTTCGAGACAGCCGAAGGCGCCAAGGCGGCGCTCGACATGAACGGTAGTAAGTTGGGGGATagcgaggtggtggtggcaccCTTTGTCCGTCGCGTCGACCGCGAGGTGATGGCCGCCAAATCCTTCCGGAACATCTACATCAAGAAcatcgcggccgccgccacggaggCGGACGTGAAGGCGGCCGCGGAAAAATTTGGCAAGGTAAATTCCTTGTTTCTCTCCGAGCACGCGCCGTTCCCTACCAAATTCGCCCTGGTCGCGTTCGAGGAGCACGAGGCCGCCGTCCAGGCCATCGCGGCGCTGAACGAGTCGGAAGAGAGCGGCCTGACAGAGAAGGCGGCGAAACTCGTTGTGTGCCGCGCGCTTTCCAAGAGCGAGCGTGACCGTGAGAAGAAGAAGGCCGCGTCCCTCTACCAGAACCACGGCCGCAACCTCTACGTAAAACACCTGCCTGACGACATCACCGACGACAGGCTGCGCGAGATCTTCGAGCCGTTTGGCAAGATCACATCGTGTGCCATCATGAAGGAGCCGAATGGCACCTTCAAGGGGTTCGCCTTTGTCTGCTTCGAGGACAGGCAGCACGCCTCCGCTGCGTTGCGGAGCCTGAATGGGCAGCCTCTAGAGCACTCAAAGAAGCCTCTTTATGTGAGCCACGCGGAGCAGAAAGACATGCGCATCCgcctgcttcagcagcgtcgtgcGGCCATGCGCCACCAGTCCCGTATGGTGCCCCCGATGAACACGTTCccgcagcagtggccgcGGCACCCGTTCCCGCACATGGTGCCGCCCAtgatgccgccaccgccgccaccgaacATGGGGATGCCACAGTTCATGTCTGGCCCAATGATACGTCGCCCCGCCATGGAGCCACACCTCATGCAAGGCGAACCGATGCGTCCGCCGAACCGCTACACACAGCCACGCGAGCAGTatccaccgcagcagcgccaggaCGGCGTCGACATGAACTACCTCAGCACCCTTTCCCCAGAGCAGCAAAAGAACTATCTTGGCGAGCTTCTCTACAGCCGCATCCTGCCGTTGGAGTCGTCCAATGCCGCGAAGATTACGGGTATGCTGCTTGAGATGAGCCGCGAGGAGATTTTCGAGATCCTGGCGGACCACttcgcccttctctccaAGATTCAGGAGGCAAACGCGGTGCTTCAGCAGCACACTGGCAACTAG
- a CDS encoding electron transfer flavoprotein, putative, with the protein MFRTIPNYLKVAVCVKRVVDYTVKVRVKDNKVQTANSKMSVNPFDEIAIEEAIQLKEKKIADEVVAITIGGKKAEEVLRTAMALGCDKAVHVVIPDTAVDSVEPLAVAQILQKLHEEIMPDIWVLGKQAVDGDFGCTPQLLAGLLDVPQGTFASKVEVKDKKVTVTREVDAGRQVVELSMPCVLAADLRLNTPRFPKLPNIMKARKKPIDTKDVKALGVDITPRLSTETVTEPAARKAGVKVKTVDEFYDKLHAAKVL; encoded by the coding sequence ATGTTCCGCACGATCCCGAACTACCTCAAGGTTGCGGTGTGCGTAAAGCGCGTCGTGGACTACACTGTCAAGGTACGCGTGAAGGACAACAAGGTGCAGACGGCCAACTCAAAAATGAGCGTGAACCCCTTCGACGAAATCGCGATTGAGGAGGCGATTCAGCTCAAGGAGAAGAAAATTGCAGATGAGGTGGTGGCCATCACGATTGGTGGCAAGAAGGCGGAGGAAGTGCTGCGCACAGCCATGGCCCTTGGGTGTGATAAGGCCGTGCACGTTGTCATCCCGGACACCGCAGTGGACTCCGTGGAAccgctggcggtggctcAGATACTTCAAAAGCTGCACGAGGAGATCATGCCGGATATTTGGGTGCTGGGCAAACAGGCCGTTGACGGTGACTTCGGGTGTACCCCGCAGTTGCTTGCCGGGCTGTTAGATGTCCCGCAGGGCACCTTTGCTTCCAAGGTGGAGGTGAAGGATAAGAAGGTTACTGTGACGCGTGAGGTAGACGCCGGCCGGCAGGTCGTAGAGCTCTCGATGCCGTGCGTTCTGGCGGCAGATCTACGCCTCAATACACCTCGCTTCCCGAAGCTGCCAAACATCATGAAGGCGCGAAAGAAGCCGATCGACACGAAGGATGTGAAGGCACTTGGCGTGGACATCACACCTCGCCTCTCAACGGAGACTGTGACCGAACCCGCCGCCCGCAAGGCCGGCGTTAAGGTGAAGACGGTGGACGAGTTCTACGACAAGCTGCACGCGGCAAAGGTACTCTAG
- a CDS encoding elongation factor, putative — MRRFFASRVCVSAVLARWMHTRDDVRNIAVIAHVDHGKTTLVDSMLSQSGTVANAHNRVMDSKDQERERGITILAKNTAIILDNGKRRINIVDTPGHLDFSGEVERALQMVEGIILLVDAKEGVRPGTRYVLRKALSLHLRPIVCLNKIDKDDLSIAKTEQAVEDLFLEVAEDENQLDMKFLYGSGRSGYMNEEPKKEGTLTPLFDTIFSTVPAPKTDDDQALQMLVAQVDEDEKSNTKLAIGRIYNGTVQTGDIVTVALEDKQTDALVKSIHLYCGVQKMPVTSASYGDICILELQEPIGVKVPLKIGGTIGKQGAVKLFPYKKPDDPTYSLVLQESEASWKGKEAAESMGNITAIQRRLDREAMVNTALQVKSLNAKQITMYGRGPLHLSVIIEDMRREGYEFEIQAPRVLTRVIDGVECEPFERMLLEFKDNLVSAVVSFLSSKMGEIGEIEPLSNGRVLMECVMPVRLMSNVPLKFHTLTGGDGVMNHHFDSYRPMAAIETERDTGALISVDSGEVTDWSLSGFSTQGRFFVLPGDQVHYGQIVGENQKTALQNLGVNVCKRNEQLGGMRANANDKASSKRGAYSAVRYNFEDCVAWVTDDELVTVTPKSIRMRKPGFNGKTTMRSLKKK; from the coding sequence ATGCGCCGATTTTTCGcgtcgcgtgtgtgtgtctcggcggtgctggcacGATGGATGCACACGCGCGATGACGTGCGCAACATCGCGGTCATCGCCCACGTGGATCACGGCAAGACGACCCTTGTGGACAGCATGCTAAGTCAGTCCGGCACCGTGGCGAATGCGCACAATCGCGTGATGGACAGCAAGGATCAGGAGAGGGAGCGCGGCATCACTATCCTGGCCAAGAACACAGCCATTATCCTGGACAACGGAAAGCGCCGCATCAACATTGTGGACACACCTGGTCACCTGGACTTCTCCGGCGAGGTggagcgtgcgctgcagatgGTCGAGGGCATTATCCTCTTGGTGGATGCTAAGGAGGGCGTACGTCCTGGCACGCGGTACGTCCTGCGCAaggccctctccctccacctgCGACCCATTGTGTGTCTCAACAAGATCGACAAGGACGACCTCAGCATCGCCAAGACGGAACAGGCCGTCGAGGACTTGTTCCTGGAGGTAGCAGAAGATGAGAACCAGCTCGATATGAAGTTCTTGTACGGCTCTGGGCGCAGCGGGTACATGAACGAGGAGCCCAAGAAGGAGGGCACACTGACGCCGCTCTTCGACACCATCTTCAGCACGGTGCCTGCCCCCAAGACGGACGACGATCAAGCTCTGCAGATGCTGGTCGCGCAGGTGGACGAAGACGAGAAGAGCAACACGAAGCTTGCGATTGGCCGCATCTACAACGGCACCGTGCAGACCGGCGACATCGTCACGGTGGCGCTTGAGGACAAGCAAACGGACGCCTTGGTCAAGTCGATTCACCTCTACTGCGGTGTGCAGAAGATGCCGGTGACGAGCGCCAGCTACGGTGACATCTGCATCCTCGAGCTACAGGAGCCGATCGGGGTTAAGGTGCCGCTAAAGATTGGTGGCACGATCGGCAAGCAAGGCGCGGTGAAATTGTTCCCGTACAAGAAGCCTGACGATCCAACGTACAGCCTTGTCCTGCAAGAAAGCGAGGCTAGCTGGAAaggcaaggaggcggcggagtcTATGGGAAATATCACCGCCATCCAGCGCCGGCTCGACCGGGAGGCAATGGTGAACACGGCTCTGCAGGTCAAGAGTCTTAACGCCAAGCAGATCACCATGTACGGCCGCGGCCCGCTGCATCTGTCCGTCATCATCGAAGACATGCGGCGCGAAGGGTACGAGTTCGAGATCCAGGCACCGCGGGTGCTCACGCGCGTGATCGACGGCGTGGAGTGTGAGCCGTTCGAGCGGATGCTGCTGGAGTTCAAAGACAACCTGGTGTCTGCCGTCGTTTCCTTTTTGAGCTCCAAGATGGGCGAAATCGGCGAGATCGAACCGCTCTCGAACGGGCGCGTCCTCATGGAGTGCGTGATGCCGGTGCGCCTCATGTCAAATGTGCCGCTGAAGTTCCACACCCTCACTGGGGGTGATGGTGTAATGAACCACCACTTCGACTCGTACCGGCCCATGGCCGCCATCGAAACGGAGCGGGACACGGGTGCTCTTATATCCGTAGACAGCGGTGAGGTGACGGACTGGTCGCTCTCCGGCTTTAGCACGCAGGGACGCTTCTTTGTCCTCCCTGGCGACCAGGTGCATTATGGCCAGATCGTCGGTGAGAACcagaagacggcgctgcagaaccTGGGCGTGAACGTGTGCAAGCGCAACGAGCAGCTTGGCGGGATGCGGGCTAACGCCAACGACAAGGCAAGCAGCAAAAGGGGCGCATACAGCGCGGTACGCTACAACTTCGAGGACTGCGTCGCGTGGGTCACGGATGATGAGCTCGTGACCGTGACGCCCAAGTCGATTCGCATGCGCAAGCCGGGCTTCAACGGCAAGACTACCATGCGCTCCCTGAAGAAGAAGTGA
- a CDS encoding cleavage and polyadenylation specificity factor, putative, giving the protein MLRASAGSIQFTSVYECTTPNAPYAYLIEIDGVRILFDCGWNDEFDTSFLSKLKPHLPTVHAVVLSSPHITACGALPFVLSHISPGTFVAAAGGTSKVGVHSVLHSFLYQYPNSHTFTLADGEAFTMTVDSIYHSFRSLREPYGGKVTVKNGDVEVNCLAVFAGRMLGGYSWIIKYQIDELFYCPDFSVKPSYALKPFDVPTTANIVLASSFPFHMTGSNRTTKYEEQLKNLFKEFQHTLRGGSDVLVPVNVAGRGLEVLNIIVHLLAEQGGDKYKVVLVAAQAQELLDKAGTMTEALQDYLILDDKRLFANVLTCRSAEEVLPIQGPKICVADGASLDFGPSAELLEYFVKGNRDGADHLIVLTEPPLPGTNAAVVTAAADGERLHMQITRRSRLSGEELEEYYIELEHEMEQRRRELEARSAFQIVQDDDEAATVKGEENDDDDDDGECATAATGHRGATEKAAVCAGAKDAVAASKAKAATTLGLVLPPPLHYHSKHLSFPVLETTSTLSAAALKRVDVTYGLPVSEEEQVLLQKRAPARQHSDAGPEALQVENDAQRLANIPSKVSRVAVQVNRRCRVVLSDLSGYPDALTMKSVLKTKWTFAKKIVGLRGSAEDGRAFLHFCRADKAMKCGSNVFSTTSCGVPLELATHVYSYAVQLESSLARSLSRGLRRVRETKSKSTWEVGWVNGELSGVRAEADLEEQEMQRRRSDRAIYSLASVTADKSQACATQREQRGLQSGSFFVGDMDLRRLRETSRQESGLYSEFHKKAPLLVFDEGVCVRKGADGTVTISSIATPALFDLRRTVYRQYSQAL; this is encoded by the coding sequence ATGCTGCGCGCCTCAGCAGGCAGTATTCAGTTCACTTCGGTGTACGAGTGCACTACCCCTAATGCGCCCTATGCCTACCTCATCGAGATCGACGGGGTGCGCATCCTCTTCGACTGCGGATGGAACGATGAGTTCGACACGTCCTTCCTCAGCAAGCTGAAGCCGCACCTGCCAACCGTGCATGCCGTGGTCCTGTCGAGCCCGCACATCACCGCCTGCGGCGCCCTTCCTTTTGTCCTCAGCCACATCTCACCCGGCACGttcgtggcggcggccggtgGCACATCAAAAGTCGGCGTGCACAGTGTCCTGCACTCCTTCCTTTACCAGTACCCGAACTCGCACACGTTCACCCTCGCGGATGGGGAGGCCTTTACGATGACGGTGGATTCCATCTACCACAGCTTCCGTTCTCTCCGCGAGCCATACGGCGGCAAGGTCACCGTGAAAaacggcgacgtcgaggtCAACTGCCTCGCCGTCTTTGCTGGCCGCATGCTGGGCGGCTACAGCTGGATAATCAAGTACCAAATCGATGAGCTATTCTACTGCCCCGACTTCTCGGTGAAGCCGTCGTACGCGCTGAAGCCGTTTGACGTGCCGACCACTGCGAACATCGTGCTTGCGAGCAGCTTTCCTTTTCACATGACCGGCTCGAATCGGACGACCAAATACGAGGAGCAACTGAAAAACCTCTTCAAGGAATTCCAGCACACCCTGCGTGGTGGCAGTGACGTTCTCGTGCCTGTGAACGTCGCAGGTCGTGGGCTGGAGGTATTGAACATTATTGTGCACCTCTTGGCGGAGCAGGGCGGCGACAAGTACAAGGTTGTTCTGGTGGCTGCCCAGGCACAGGAGCTGCTCGACAAGGCGGGCACCATGACGGAGGCTCTGCAAGACTACTTGATCCTCGATGATAAGCGCCTCTTTGCCAACGTCCTCACGTGTCgcagcgcggaggaggtgctccCGATCCAGGGCCCGAAGATCTGTGTCGCAGACGGTGCCTCCCTCGACTTTGGGCCCTCCGCAGAGCTGCTCGAGTACTTCGTGAAGGGGaaccgcgacggcgccgatcACCTCATCGTCTTGACGGAGCCGCCGTTGCCAGGGACGAACGCGGCCGttgtcaccgccgccgccgacggcgagcgTCTCCACATGCAAATCACGCGCCGCAGTCGGTTAAGTGGGGAGGAGTTAGAGGAGTACTACATTGAGCTCGAGCACGAAAtggagcagcgacggcgcgagTTGGAGGCGCGGAGCGCCTTCCAGATTGtgcaagacgacgacgaggctgcAACTGTCaaaggagaagagaacgacgacgacgacgacgacggcgagtgtgcgacggcggcgacaggtCACCGCGGCGCAACTGAGAAAGCTGccgtctgcgccggcgccaaggatgccgtcgccgcatccaaggcgaaggcggcgacgaccCTTGGcttggtgctgccgcccccgCTACACTACCATTCGAAGCATCTCAGCTTTCCCGTGCTGGAGACCACGAGCACTctgagcgcggcggcgctgaagcgcgTCGATGTGACGTACGGACTCCCTgtcagcgaggaggagcaggtcTTGCTGCAGAaacgcgcgcctgcacggcAGCACAGCGATGCAGGGCCAGAGGCGTTGCAGGTAGAAAACGATGCGCAGCGACTCGCTAACATCCCATCGAAGGTGTCGCGGGTTGCCGTGCAGGTGaaccggcgctgccgcgttgTCCTGTCCGACCTCAGTGGGTATCCTGACGCGCTCACCATGAAGAGCGTCCTCAAGACAAAATGGACGTTTGCAAAGAAGATTGTCGGActtcgcggcagcgccgaagACGGACGGGCGTTCCTGCACTTCTGTCGCGCCGACAAGGCGATGAAGTGCGGCTCGAACGTTttcagcaccacctcctgtGGCGTGCCGCTGGAACTGGCGACGCACGTGTACTCGTAtgcggtgcagctggagTCGAGTCTGGCGCGTAGCCTGTCGCGCGGCCTCCGCCGTGTTCGCGAGACAAAGTCGAAGAGCACGTGGGAGGTTGGGTGGGTCAACGGTGAACTCTCTGGCGTGCGTGCAGAGGCCGACCTCGAGGAACAAGAgatgcagcgccgtcgctccGATCGGGCCATCTACTCCCTCGCCTCTGTGACAGCGGACAAGTCGCAGGCGTGCGCGACACAGCGGGAGCAGCGCGGGCTGCAGAGCGGCTCCTTCTTTGTCGGGGACATGgacctgcgccgcctgcgcgagACGTCACGACAGGAAAGCGGGCTGTACAGCGAGTTTCACAAGAAGGCGCCGCTTCTCGTCTTTGACGaaggcgtgtgtgtccgcAAAGGCGCGGACGGCACCGTCACGATCTCTTCCATTGCCACCCCAGCACTGTTTGATCTTCGCCGCACTGTTTACCGGCAGTACTCGCAGGCGCTATag
- a CDS encoding ubiquitin carboxyl-terminal hydrolase, putative: MWFPLESNPQVMNRYISTLGLTEAKVQFVDVYGVSDDLLEMVPSPVHAVLLVYPMCEATDRRLAEQQAAQTAEVAALRKSHPFFFTHQLVPNACGTIAIAHALMNNRDKLGEIAAGSILDGPWAKAAETSEDPQIIGKLIAEDTSLASAHAAAAQEGATANQHIDADIDLHFVCFIPVGGRCVELDGRKENPILHGTCTDNRSFLTAAAAAIQERVELNPSSYEFGITALVNK, from the coding sequence ATGTGGTTCCCACTGGAGAGCAATCCGCAGGTGATGAACCGCTACATCAGCACCTTGGGTCTCACAGAAGCGAAGGTGCAGTTTGTGGACGTGTACGGTGTGTCGGACGATCTACTTGAAATGGTGCCTTCGCCGGTGCATGCCGTGCTCCTCGTGTACCCCATGTGCGAGGCCACGGATAGACGCCtagcggagcagcaggctGCACAGACAGCGGAAGTTGCGGCGCTTCGCAAATCACACCCTTTCTTCTTCACACACCAGCTCGTCCCGAACGCGTGCGGAACCATCGCCATCGCGCATGCTCTTATGAACAACCGCGATAAGCTCGGTGAGatcgccgccggcagcatccTCGACGGCCCGTGGGCGAAGGCGGCAGAAACGTCGGAAGATCCCCAGATCATCGGAAAACTTATTGCGGAAGACACGAGTCTCGCCAGCGctcacgccgctgctgcgcaggagGGCGCGACCGCCAACCAACACATCGACGCGGACATCGACCTTCACTTTGTCTGCTTCATCCCCGTAGGCGGACGCTGCGTTGAGCTGGATGGGCGAAAAGAGAACCCGATCTTGCACGGTACCTGCACCGACAACAGGTCTTTCCtcaccgctgcagccgccgcgatACAGGAACGCGTAGAGCTCAACCCCAGCTCCTACGAGTTTGGCATCACCGCACTCGTGAACAAGTGA